The DNA region CGCTGATCCTGAATTTCACGGTACGCGGCGACGAGACATGCAACAAGCTCACAGGCGCGCTCAACCGCATCGTGCTGCTGGAGACAGACAAGCGCGTGAACATCGCAGACGTGGAAACCGACTTCATGGACACGCGCAATTCGATGCTGCGGTTCGGCGTCAAGCAGATCCCGACTCTGGTCGCCGTGCGCAAAACCTTCCCCACGGACTCCTATTGCGTACCGGATCTCGCACGCTCCCAGGTGGATTGGGCGGCACTGAAGCGCTGGATCGAGAAGAACGCAGACTAAGCATGTAGTAAGATTTAAGCGGAACAGTACTTAACACCTGCAACAGGTAGCAGAGCCAAGCGGCGAAGAGCTCACGTGCATAATAAATTCTGATAGCAGTGCTAGCTAAGCGTCGGTATCAGCGCCACACACACATGGCCGACGACCGCGGACTCTCGGATACACTCAGCATGTCTGTCGCAAGGCCCGTGACAATGCACGTGAGCCTCGCAGCTCTCCTTCTCGTGGTCGCCCCGAAAAATCCATTCCATTGTGTCACGCTACTAGCAATGTGCGCTATCGGCCTAAAGCATTCTGCGCATGTGGCGAAGACCCCACTCCACAACCTGACGTAGATGTCGCCCGTCTATCCGCAAAAGCTTATTTAATTGTTGGCGAGAAGCTCTCGGTCTTCAAGTTCCAGCTGCCGCGTCGCGCCGGTACCGGTTCTGGTTCTCCGCGACAATGGTTCGGAGCTGATTCCATCACCGGCTGTTGTAACAGTGACTCACGTGTGTGAGTCAAGTCTGCCGGTACCGGCATAATCACGTGCTTGCGGCACGCGTACGTTGGCACCTTCTTGTAACCACTGGAAACGTTGCGCGGCAACAAAAAGTAAGTTTAAGgcttctccagctcttctttgatgccTTCAAGGCGCCTCTGTGGATTCTGACTGGCTGCGGCGCCCGTAATGGCGAAAAGCATCCGCAATGTGTCACCAGCGGAGACTTGGGACCAGAGCACTTGGTGGTGTGTAATCAAAGTTTTCCAGAAGTGAAAGAAACGACGCGGCATCCGTCATATAAGTGTAAAGAGCTGTGTTGATTCCCCGCGCCTTTGCAAATTGAAGTTTCGCTCACCAAAGAGTTAAAGAGACTCATCTTCAGTTTTGGACAGTTGTTGGTGGTCTGCACTGCGCGTTCAGACAGCAGCTTCGCAAATTTGCAACAGAAGTTTCCATGGGTAAAATCGGAGACAAATCCAGCTCGCCGCAGCCTGTGTGGTCGAGCACCAAGAGTGAGAGCGTAACGGCGTCAGAGTTATATGACTCGCGGCCACACGCACAGCACGAGGAACATGAGGGCGCTTGGTGCCGGTTCCGCGACAGCTTCAAGCGGGCGCAGAAGCGCTCGGTGCCGCAGGGCGGAGACCTCGAAACCGCCAGCGTGCAAACAGACCTCACCGACGGCAGGCTTCGGAGAAGCATAAGGCCCCGGCACGTGGCCATGATGTCTGTGTGCACAGGCATCGGGACCGGGCTGCTGGTCGCCAACGGTAAGTCGCTGCGCTACGGTGGCCCAGGTGGCTTGATCATCGGCTACGCAGCTGTCTCAGTCGTCGCGTATATCATGATGCAAGCGGCCGGCGAAATGGCGGTTGCGTATCCTTCAATGCCCGGCAACTTCAACGCGTACTCGTCTGTGTTCATATCCAAGCCATTTGGCTTCGCCTCTGTGTGGCTCTACTGCCTGCAGTGGCTGACGGTGTTTCCGCTCGAACTGATCACCGCCTCTCTCACGATCAAGTACTGGACTGACTCTGTCAACGCAGACGTCTTCATCGCGATCTTCTacgtcttcatcttgttTATCCACTTTTTTGGGTCGCGGGGCTACGGTGAGTCCGAGTTtatttttgggctttgtAAGGTGCTTATGATCGCGGGTTTTGTCATCTTGGCAATCGTGATCAACTGTGGCGGAGCTGGCAACAGCGGCTATATTGGTGCCCGCTACTGGCACGACCCTGGCGCCTTCGCTGTCGGTGACCCTGCTTCCAAATTCAAAGGTTTCTGCTACGTGCTTGTCACGGGTTACTTTTCCTACGGTGGCACTGAGCTTTACGCCATGACCGTTAATGAGCAATCTAGTCCACGCCGCGCCATTCACTCCGCCACCAAGCAATGCATCTACCGGATTCTTGTCATTTACATGCTCACCATGGTCCTGATCGGATTTCTTGTACCCCACACCAGTGATGAGCTTATGGGTTCGGGCGGCAAATCTGCGACACACGCGTCACCATATGTGCTTGCTGTTTCGCTGCATGGCGTTAAAGTCGTCCCTCACATTGTTAACGCAGTTATCCTCATCGCGGTTGTATCTGTGGGCAATAGTGCCATGTACTCAGGCCCCCGTGTGCTCAATGCGCTGGCCGAACAGGGTTATGCAcccaagtttt from Lachancea thermotolerans CBS 6340 chromosome C complete sequence includes:
- a CDS encoding amino acid permease (similar to uniprot|P38084 Saccharomyces cerevisiae YBR068C BAP2 High-affinity leucine permease functions as a branched-chain amino acid permease involved in the uptake of leucine isoleucine and valine contains 12 predicted transmembrane domains and to YDR046C uniprot|P41815 Saccharomyces cerevisiae YDR046C BAP3 Amino acid permease involved in the uptake of cysteine, leucine, isoleucine and valine), giving the protein MGKIGDKSSSPQPVWSSTKSESVTASELYDSRPHAQHEEHEGAWCRFRDSFKRAQKRSVPQGGDLETASVQTDLTDGRLRRSIRPRHVAMMSVCTGIGTGLLVANGKSLRYGGPGGLIIGYAAVSVVAYIMMQAAGEMAVAYPSMPGNFNAYSSVFISKPFGFASVWLYCLQWLTVFPLELITASLTIKYWTDSVNADVFIAIFYVFILFIHFFGSRGYGESEFIFGLCKVLMIAGFVILAIVINCGGAGNSGYIGARYWHDPGAFAVGDPASKFKGFCYVLVTGYFSYGGTELYAMTVNEQSSPRRAIHSATKQCIYRILVIYMLTMVLIGFLVPHTSDELMGSGGKSATHASPYVLAVSLHGVKVVPHIVNAVILIAVVSVGNSAMYSGPRVLNALAEQGYAPKFLAYIDRAGRPLMALIACSVIGLLAFVAASDHEEDVFTWLAAIAGLSELFTWSAILLSHIRFRQAMKYHGYSLSQLGYKSITGLWGSIYGVCFNILVFVAQFWVALAPIGNNGKTDVLSFFQSYLAFPLWFVFFLGYMVYSGEWMILRPLKDIDINHFRCVYDEERIEQEKLEHKTMLQNSNWLGRLKHFWC
- a CDS encoding KLTH0C05148p (conserved hypothetical protein) — encoded protein: MLTPSVLNGAATGHMMRPAASVFLRNSSWFSKILYPFSRPDQSIPDSYKPSSQNGNQCFLPVRSDNELDETLLANNRTPLILNFTVRGDETCNKLTGALNRIVLLETDKRVNIADVETDFMDTRNSMLRFGVKQIPTLVAVRKTFPTDSYCVPDLARSQVDWAALKRWIEKNAD